The following proteins are encoded in a genomic region of bacterium:
- the corA gene encoding magnesium/cobalt transporter CorA — MLKAYCAVPGGEAVEIAEADVASRLADGKSHIWLDISSNLERYVPLLRDVMHFHPLAIEDLSHPRMLPKVEEYDDSLFIVLHDIVLLDKEEGERLKSYEIFIFLGKNFVVTVRRHRIRAVESLLGEPKVLSHLFSRGAESLFHGIVRRMIDNYFPMMDRIDAKLDASERVIFNSPDSKDMQRLFTLRKDTAKLRSITAQEFDVVNRLTTGEFDQITPHGVMLARDLFDHLYRVSEKAAGFRDTIMGLLDAYLSQINNHMNEVMKVLTVIATIMLPLGIVVGFYGMNFKSMPGLNHPYGWIFTLGGMFVLIAGMLSYFRHRKWL; from the coding sequence ATGCTCAAGGCCTACTGCGCAGTGCCGGGTGGAGAGGCCGTGGAGATCGCCGAGGCGGATGTCGCATCAAGGCTCGCCGACGGCAAGAGCCACATCTGGCTGGATATATCGTCAAACCTGGAGCGGTACGTTCCCCTGCTCCGCGACGTGATGCATTTTCACCCGCTCGCGATCGAGGACCTCTCTCACCCGCGGATGCTGCCGAAGGTCGAGGAGTACGACGACAGCCTCTTCATCGTCCTCCACGACATAGTCCTCCTGGATAAGGAGGAGGGCGAGAGGCTCAAGAGCTACGAGATCTTCATATTCCTCGGCAAGAACTTCGTCGTGACGGTCCGCAGACACAGGATACGCGCGGTCGAATCGTTGCTCGGAGAGCCCAAAGTCCTCTCCCATCTCTTCTCGCGCGGCGCGGAGTCGCTCTTCCACGGGATAGTGCGCAGGATGATAGACAACTATTTCCCGATGATGGACAGGATCGACGCCAAGCTGGACGCGTCGGAGCGCGTGATCTTCAACTCTCCCGACTCCAAGGACATGCAGCGCCTCTTCACGCTGCGCAAGGATACGGCGAAGCTCCGTTCCATCACCGCGCAGGAGTTCGACGTGGTGAACCGCCTCACCACCGGCGAGTTCGATCAGATAACTCCGCACGGCGTGATGCTGGCGCGCGACCTCTTCGACCACCTCTACAGGGTTTCGGAGAAGGCCGCCGGTTTCCGCGACACGATCATGGGGCTTTTGGACGCGTACCTCTCGCAGATCAACAACCACATGAACGAGGTGATGAAGGTGCTCACGGTCATCGCCACCATCATGCTGCCCCTGGGTATCGTCGTTGGCTTCTACGGGATGAACTTCAAGTCCATGCCCGGGTTGAATCACCCGTACGGATGGATCTTCACCCTGGGCGGCATGTTTGTTCTGATAGCGGGGATGCTCTCATATTTCAGGCACAGGAAGTGGCTCTGA
- a CDS encoding Ig-like domain-containing protein, whose product MRRVLVTGFILSVVAALAACGYTAGGHIGIDANISPDNGSINQPLDVPVTVDFNAEIGEPSDWLASFSLRTAEGEPTLCTEVVYDSEGLMATCVHGDLEPQTKYHVYLTGITAVNGQTIDFTTAIQ is encoded by the coding sequence ATGAGAAGGGTTCTTGTCACGGGGTTCATTCTTTCGGTCGTCGCGGCGCTCGCGGCCTGCGGATACACCGCGGGCGGTCACATCGGAATCGATGCGAACATCTCGCCGGACAACGGTTCAATAAACCAGCCGCTCGACGTGCCGGTCACCGTGGATTTCAACGCCGAGATCGGCGAGCCGTCGGACTGGCTGGCGTCGTTTTCCTTGAGGACGGCTGAGGGGGAGCCCACGCTCTGCACCGAGGTGGTCTACGACAGCGAGGGGCTGATGGCCACCTGCGTCCATGGCGACCTGGAGCCGCAGACGAAGTATCATGTCTACCTGACGGGAATAACGGCGGTGAACGGCCAGACGATCGATTTCACCACCGCGATACAATGA
- a CDS encoding cyclic 2,3-diphosphoglycerate synthase, producing the protein MSKKKVLIMGAAGRDFHNFNTFFRGNPEYDVVAFTATQIPNIEGRRYPPELAGAGYPKGIPIHPEEELREIIKKEGVELVVFSYSDVSHEYVMQKGSQVLAAGANYMLLAPDFTQIKAKVPVISVCAIRTGCGKSQTSRKLVELLKKRGKRVVAIRHPMPYGDLAAQAVQRFASYEDMDSHSCTIEEREEYEPYIDRGLIVYAGVDYEAIVRRAEKEADILIWDGGNNDMPFIAPDLEITVLDPLRPGHERSYYPGETNLFTADVLVINKYEQASAEQLNTVMQNIRHCNPDAVVIKGASHIMVDDPKGVKGKKVLVIEDGPTLTHGGMSYGAGMVAADQFGAAEIVDPRPFAVGSIKEAYTKFPNLGKLIPALGYYADQLADLEASIKATPCDLVLIGSPIDIRRVIDVDKPSMRVRYDLEEIGEPSLDTILDEFLKK; encoded by the coding sequence ATGTCGAAGAAGAAGGTTCTGATAATGGGCGCGGCGGGACGAGACTTCCACAACTTCAACACTTTCTTCCGGGGCAATCCGGAATACGACGTCGTAGCGTTCACGGCGACACAGATCCCCAACATCGAGGGAAGGAGATATCCCCCTGAGCTCGCTGGGGCGGGTTATCCGAAGGGCATCCCGATACACCCCGAGGAAGAGCTGAGAGAGATCATCAAGAAGGAGGGCGTTGAGCTCGTAGTCTTCTCCTACAGCGACGTCTCCCACGAATACGTCATGCAGAAGGGTTCGCAAGTGCTCGCGGCCGGCGCCAACTACATGCTGCTGGCCCCCGACTTCACCCAGATAAAAGCCAAGGTGCCGGTCATCTCCGTGTGCGCCATCCGCACCGGCTGCGGAAAGAGCCAGACCTCCAGAAAACTCGTCGAGCTCTTGAAAAAACGCGGCAAACGCGTGGTGGCCATCCGTCATCCGATGCCTTACGGCGACCTGGCGGCGCAGGCCGTGCAGCGCTTCGCCTCCTACGAGGACATGGACAGCCACAGCTGCACGATCGAGGAGAGAGAGGAATACGAGCCCTACATCGACAGGGGGCTCATCGTGTACGCGGGCGTGGACTACGAGGCCATAGTGCGCCGGGCGGAGAAGGAGGCGGACATCCTGATATGGGACGGCGGCAACAACGACATGCCCTTCATCGCCCCGGACCTCGAGATCACCGTGCTGGATCCGCTGAGGCCCGGCCACGAGCGGAGCTACTATCCTGGCGAGACCAACCTCTTCACCGCGGACGTTCTCGTGATCAACAAATACGAGCAGGCGAGCGCGGAGCAGCTGAACACCGTGATGCAGAACATCCGCCACTGCAACCCGGACGCCGTTGTGATAAAGGGCGCTTCGCACATCATGGTGGACGATCCGAAGGGCGTGAAGGGCAAGAAGGTCCTCGTGATCGAGGACGGCCCCACGCTCACGCACGGCGGCATGAGCTACGGCGCGGGGATGGTGGCGGCGGACCAGTTCGGCGCCGCGGAGATAGTGGACCCGAGGCCTTTCGCAGTCGGCTCGATAAAAGAGGCCTACACGAAATTCCCGAACCTGGGAAAGCTGATCCCGGCGCTCGGCTACTACGCGGACCAGCTCGCGGACCTCGAGGCCTCCATCAAGGCCACGCCGTGCGACCTCGTGCTGATCGGAAGCCCGATAGACATCAGGCGCGTGATCGACGTGGACAAACCCTCTATGCGCGTGCGCTACGATCTCGAGGAGATAGGCGAACCCTCGCTCGACACGATACTCGATGAATTCCTGAAGAAGTGA
- a CDS encoding tetratricopeptide repeat protein: MRSAGTIFPLAAVLILFSANSAAAQGSWDHNSKLCAEYSSDAALASCEAALSSAPDDVPDEELARVYLYMGIALGELGRTGEAIQALKKAQRLDKENPKIYYNLGVAQDEKGDYESALHNYRKATELDLQMSRAWGNRGVDAYLTKRWEEAAFSFDNALTIDPAYFDTRPDQRNMWTESIDVNPKTVALRRETSIRLSPMIAYLVPAGDDLKVKKLVYLMFDAEADVQIQGNWYATGSFTYAHTKWESASQGGGMDTYAPSFGVKYAVYFGNVEPAANTIIANRSRYFFSLAAGPYITSVSAAAIPAGGYFSTSRTAVDIGVNAGAGFDYYFHPNVGWGVQMKMHYVAFDENYFIIAGGPHLAFRF; encoded by the coding sequence ATGAGATCAGCCGGAACCATTTTTCCGCTCGCAGCAGTCCTGATCCTCTTCTCAGCGAACAGCGCAGCGGCGCAGGGCTCTTGGGACCACAACTCGAAGCTGTGCGCCGAATACTCGTCGGATGCGGCGCTCGCCTCCTGCGAGGCCGCGCTGAGCTCGGCGCCCGACGACGTCCCCGACGAAGAACTGGCGCGAGTCTATCTCTACATGGGTATCGCGCTCGGCGAGCTCGGCCGAACGGGCGAAGCGATCCAGGCGCTGAAGAAGGCCCAGAGGCTCGACAAGGAGAACCCCAAAATCTACTACAACCTCGGCGTGGCGCAGGACGAGAAGGGAGACTACGAAAGCGCGCTGCACAACTATCGCAAGGCGACCGAGCTCGATCTCCAGATGTCGCGGGCATGGGGCAACAGGGGCGTGGACGCCTACCTCACCAAGCGCTGGGAGGAGGCCGCCTTCTCGTTCGACAACGCCCTCACCATCGATCCCGCGTATTTCGACACGAGGCCGGATCAGAGAAACATGTGGACCGAATCGATCGACGTGAACCCCAAGACCGTCGCCCTCCGCAGGGAGACATCGATCCGCCTCTCGCCGATGATCGCCTATCTCGTCCCGGCGGGCGACGACCTCAAGGTGAAGAAGCTGGTCTATCTCATGTTCGACGCAGAGGCCGACGTGCAGATACAGGGGAACTGGTACGCCACGGGCTCCTTCACGTATGCGCACACCAAATGGGAGAGCGCATCGCAGGGCGGAGGCATGGACACCTACGCCCCATCCTTCGGGGTAAAGTACGCGGTCTATTTTGGAAACGTGGAACCGGCGGCAAACACGATAATCGCCAACAGGTCACGCTACTTCTTCTCCTTGGCCGCCGGCCCCTACATCACCAGCGTCTCCGCAGCCGCGATCCCGGCCGGCGGCTACTTCTCCACGTCGCGCACCGCCGTGGACATCGGCGTGAACGCGGGCGCGGGATTCGACTATTACTTCCATCCGAACGTAGGCTGGGGCGTTCAGATGAAAATGCATTACGTCGCCTTCGACGAGAATTACTTCATAATCGCAGGCGGCCCCCACTTGGCATTCAGGTTCTGA
- a CDS encoding ATP-dependent 6-phosphofructokinase, translated as MAIKKVGILTGGGDCPGLNAALRAITRKGVLDFSWEVLGIQDGYEGLVSGHARRLGYDDVANILQCGGTILGTSNKASPFDRRDGKQIETGRTVKALENLKKWGLDALFCIGGDGTLTIANKLSELWPRVIGLPKTIDNDLLCTDQTFGFDTACGFVTEAIDRLHTTAEAHHRVMVVEVMGRYAGWIALCGGLAGGGDVILIPEIPFKREKVIEAVKERSRRGKRSSIIVVSEGAHAEGEKLMVNSIIKDSPDPIRLGGIGKAVAAFVEEATGHESRVTVLGHLQRGGSPSFYDRVLATRCGAAAAQLAHEGKFGNMVALRGKELVPAPLSEAIAGLNLVSRDHQLIATAKAVGASFGI; from the coding sequence ATGGCCATCAAGAAAGTCGGGATCCTGACCGGAGGCGGCGATTGCCCCGGGCTCAACGCCGCGCTGCGCGCGATCACGAGAAAAGGAGTTCTCGATTTCTCGTGGGAGGTCCTGGGCATACAAGACGGATACGAGGGTCTGGTGAGCGGCCATGCCCGGCGCCTCGGCTATGACGACGTGGCAAACATACTCCAATGCGGGGGAACGATCCTCGGCACCTCCAACAAGGCCAGCCCCTTTGACCGGCGCGACGGAAAGCAGATCGAGACCGGGCGAACGGTCAAGGCCCTGGAGAACCTGAAGAAGTGGGGACTCGACGCCCTCTTCTGCATAGGCGGAGACGGCACCCTCACCATAGCGAACAAGCTGAGCGAGCTGTGGCCCCGCGTCATAGGGCTCCCCAAGACGATCGACAACGACCTCTTGTGCACGGATCAGACATTCGGCTTCGACACCGCATGCGGCTTCGTCACCGAGGCGATCGACCGCCTGCACACTACGGCCGAGGCCCATCACCGCGTCATGGTCGTGGAGGTGATGGGCAGATACGCCGGCTGGATAGCCCTCTGCGGAGGGCTGGCCGGAGGCGGCGACGTCATCCTCATACCGGAGATCCCTTTCAAGAGGGAGAAGGTGATCGAAGCGGTGAAGGAGAGGTCCAGGCGCGGCAAGAGATCGAGCATCATCGTGGTCTCCGAGGGCGCGCATGCCGAGGGCGAAAAACTCATGGTCAATTCAATCATCAAGGACAGCCCGGACCCGATCAGGCTCGGCGGCATAGGAAAGGCTGTCGCCGCATTCGTCGAGGAGGCTACGGGCCACGAGTCCAGAGTGACGGTGCTCGGCCACTTGCAGCGAGGAGGATCGCCATCCTTCTATGACCGCGTGCTGGCCACCAGATGCGGCGCCGCGGCGGCGCAGCTCGCCCATGAAGGCAAATTCGGCAACATGGTCGCGCTCAGGGGAAAAGAGCTCGTCCCGGCGCCTCTCTCCGAGGCAATCGCCGGACTCAATCTCGTGAGCCGCGATCATCAGCTCATCGCCACGGCCAAGGCGGTCGGGGCATCGTTCGGGATTTGA
- a CDS encoding CHASE4 domain-containing protein → MKLRIKTHLIFGIVLITLATLAIASVRIIILGRFRTIEADIAANGAESAADLIKKEIDSIALMDTDWATWDETYEYAANPDEGYIVRNFDPISLSNIDTEIVSIFDSKKTHLADGGADPWNRRTAPVPQGWKEAIESHPAFFTPRDYSTSVNGLLFLPEYPILVSAHQILTSERKGPSHGTLIMGRKIDDRRLAAWKKILKYPIEIYFADADNLPPDVKKAASLLTAKHPATAIALDDDRIAGYRLVSDITGKKNLIIRMEQPRSIYSQALNTMSYFVKTMIGLGFVVLLINVLLTERLVLKRLLRLNREVNAIASSQDASSTVDVSGDDEITTVSSSINKMLGALKSSQDELRETNTLLEKAHEAKNQLTSIVSHELRTPLGTIKQAIELIQEGVDGPISEKQKQRLDMGKRNVERLVRLTKDLLDFTRIEAGKVQMNYEKTDVNELMTDVYHLMKPAAEAKGIALILDLPEQHRDIVCDSDKIRQTVINLINNATKFTDSGGKITLKGEAIEAGVRIDVEDTGIGIKDMDVSMIFEPFRQIKDGRASSDGSGLGLSICKLLVEKHGGTIDVRSTYGEGSTFSITLPDMPPDAA, encoded by the coding sequence ATGAAGCTCAGGATCAAGACGCATCTGATCTTCGGCATAGTGCTCATCACCCTGGCCACTCTCGCCATCGCGTCGGTCAGGATCATCATACTCGGCAGGTTCAGGACGATCGAGGCCGACATCGCCGCAAACGGCGCGGAAAGCGCCGCAGACCTCATCAAAAAAGAGATAGACAGCATCGCCTTGATGGATACGGACTGGGCGACGTGGGACGAGACGTACGAGTACGCCGCAAACCCCGACGAAGGCTATATCGTAAGAAACTTCGACCCGATATCGCTCAGCAACATAGACACAGAAATTGTCTCGATCTTCGACTCCAAGAAGACCCATCTTGCCGACGGCGGCGCCGACCCGTGGAACAGGAGGACGGCGCCCGTGCCCCAGGGGTGGAAAGAAGCGATCGAATCCCATCCGGCCTTCTTCACCCCGCGCGATTACAGCACTTCGGTTAACGGCCTCCTCTTCCTGCCTGAATATCCGATCCTGGTATCAGCACACCAGATTCTGACCTCCGAGAGAAAGGGCCCCAGCCATGGAACGCTGATCATGGGCAGAAAAATAGATGATCGGAGGCTCGCCGCATGGAAGAAGATCCTCAAATACCCCATCGAGATATATTTCGCAGACGCGGACAATCTTCCGCCCGACGTGAAGAAAGCCGCGTCCCTGTTGACCGCGAAGCATCCTGCCACGGCCATAGCCTTGGACGACGACAGGATCGCAGGCTACCGCCTTGTCAGCGATATCACCGGCAAGAAAAACCTCATAATCAGGATGGAGCAACCGAGGTCGATCTACTCGCAGGCGTTAAACACCATGTCCTATTTCGTCAAGACCATGATCGGCCTGGGTTTCGTGGTGCTTTTGATCAACGTGCTCCTGACCGAACGCCTGGTGCTCAAGCGGCTGCTCAGGCTCAACCGCGAAGTCAACGCGATCGCTTCGAGCCAGGACGCATCTTCCACGGTCGATGTCAGCGGAGACGACGAGATAACGACCGTGAGCAGCTCCATCAATAAGATGCTCGGGGCGCTCAAATCCTCACAGGACGAACTGAGGGAAACCAACACCCTGCTGGAGAAGGCGCACGAGGCCAAGAATCAGCTGACATCCATCGTATCGCACGAACTTCGGACCCCGCTCGGCACGATCAAACAGGCCATCGAGCTCATACAGGAAGGCGTCGACGGCCCGATATCCGAAAAGCAAAAGCAGCGCCTGGATATGGGAAAGAGGAACGTGGAGCGCCTGGTGAGGCTGACCAAGGACCTTCTCGACTTCACAAGGATCGAGGCGGGAAAGGTGCAGATGAACTACGAGAAGACGGACGTGAACGAGCTGATGACGGACGTCTACCATCTCATGAAGCCCGCAGCAGAGGCCAAGGGGATAGCGCTCATCCTCGACTTGCCTGAGCAACACAGGGATATCGTCTGCGACTCCGACAAGATAAGACAGACCGTGATCAACCTGATCAACAACGCCACAAAATTCACCGACAGCGGAGGCAAGATAACTCTCAAAGGCGAAGCGATAGAAGCGGGGGTCAGGATAGACGTCGAGGACACGGGAATAGGCATAAAGGATATGGATGTCTCGATGATCTTCGAACCGTTCCGCCAGATAAAGGACGGCAGGGCGAGCAGCGACGGCTCGGGGCTCGGGCTGTCGATCTGCAAACTTCTCGTGGAGAAGCACGGCGGAACGATAGACGTGAGGAGCACCTACGGCGAGGGCAGCACCTTCAGCATCACGCTGCCCGACATGCCTCCGGACGCGGCATGA
- a CDS encoding LD-carboxypeptidase has protein sequence MRPIKPFKLVPGDRVGVVAPASSFMKRGLMLGIDKLRWWGFDPVVPEKVLEHAKKPSDRERTKRYREKAEEIVKMFSDPSISAIFCAEAGYGSIAILPFLEEVDLSQYPKIFVGFSDITLLLLYFHMRYGWVTFHGPTVAQELYKGMPPSTEIALQEAITKTGRLGDIYGRDLEVIAPGESSGRIIGGNLSRMLMTLGTRFEIDTRGKILFIEEVDEGHIEIDGNLNHLKLAGKLDKVNGIVFSEMAGCMGGDRRALLRYLRRFFRGADYPVLLGIPSGHGIENITIPIGVRAKIAEDPPRLLIEEGGVR, from the coding sequence ATGCGGCCGATAAAACCATTCAAGCTGGTCCCGGGAGATCGCGTAGGCGTGGTCGCGCCCGCCTCCTCGTTCATGAAGCGCGGGCTCATGCTCGGCATCGACAAGCTCAGGTGGTGGGGGTTCGACCCCGTAGTCCCGGAGAAGGTGCTGGAGCACGCGAAAAAGCCCTCTGACAGGGAGCGCACGAAGCGTTACCGCGAAAAGGCGGAGGAGATCGTGAAGATGTTCAGCGATCCCTCGATAAGCGCGATCTTCTGCGCAGAGGCAGGCTACGGCTCGATCGCCATACTGCCGTTTCTGGAGGAGGTCGATCTCTCGCAATATCCCAAGATCTTCGTCGGATTCTCGGACATCACGCTTCTCCTCCTCTATTTCCACATGCGTTACGGCTGGGTCACCTTTCACGGCCCGACCGTCGCACAGGAGCTGTACAAGGGCATGCCTCCATCTACGGAGATCGCGCTTCAGGAGGCGATCACGAAGACGGGCCGGCTCGGCGACATATACGGGCGCGACCTCGAAGTGATCGCCCCTGGGGAGTCGAGCGGCAGGATCATCGGCGGCAACCTGTCCAGGATGCTCATGACCCTCGGCACGCGCTTTGAGATCGACACCAGGGGAAAGATCCTCTTCATCGAGGAGGTGGACGAGGGGCACATAGAGATCGACGGCAACCTCAACCACCTCAAGCTCGCCGGCAAACTCGACAAGGTGAACGGGATCGTATTCTCCGAGATGGCGGGGTGCATGGGCGGAGACCGGAGGGCGCTGCTTCGGTATCTGAGGAGATTCTTCAGGGGTGCGGATTACCCCGTCCTCCTGGGCATCCCGTCAGGGCACGGGATCGAGAACATCACGATCCCGATAGGGGTGAGGGCGAAGATTGCGGAGGACCCTCCAAGGCTCTTGATCGAAGAGGGGGGAGTCAGGTAG
- the trkA gene encoding Trk system potassium transporter TrkA, translated as MTVLIIGGGEIGRFIAEKLIEHDREVIIIEKDERIVDELEESLDAKIMLGNGASPNTLSQAGVSGAEMVLAVTNSDEVNLLAVMLAGLQAPQAKRIARIRDPQFEIEEEVLQGKFNVNLLINPDKEAAHSILKILALPGSVEIMEFFDGRLKLVGALARRQSEFINRPLREIKQLGEGGPCVIAAIVRNNQVLTPMGDSRIMPGDTVYFAAEAEKVEEAMKLLGHEGERTGSIMIYGGGFIGMNLAASLEKEGVSVKIVEPDPKLCSVLSRNLNKSIILNTSATDQDFLEEENIDSMDAFVAVTKDDEDNILSALLAKKKGCRMSIALSHNRGYQRLIGTLGIDVAVNPRQLAGNTILHFIRKGKILHASSLMDEAEFIEAEALPTSEIINKPIKELKLPKGVVILSVQRGDSMMVPHGQTVIEPKDRLLLIARRDAIDKIEKLLTVGMEYF; from the coding sequence CTGGACGCCAAGATAATGCTCGGCAACGGCGCGTCTCCAAATACGCTCTCTCAAGCCGGCGTCTCCGGCGCAGAGATGGTGCTCGCAGTGACCAACAGCGACGAGGTGAACCTTCTCGCCGTGATGCTCGCCGGCCTGCAGGCTCCGCAGGCAAAGCGCATAGCGCGCATCAGGGACCCTCAGTTCGAGATCGAGGAGGAGGTCCTCCAGGGAAAATTCAACGTGAACCTGCTCATCAACCCTGACAAAGAGGCGGCCCATTCCATCCTCAAGATCCTGGCCCTGCCGGGCTCGGTCGAGATCATGGAGTTCTTCGACGGGAGGCTCAAACTGGTGGGGGCGCTTGCGCGCAGGCAGAGCGAGTTCATCAACAGGCCGCTTCGGGAGATCAAACAGCTGGGCGAGGGCGGGCCGTGCGTGATCGCCGCGATCGTCCGCAACAACCAGGTCCTAACCCCCATGGGCGACAGCCGGATCATGCCGGGCGACACGGTCTACTTCGCGGCCGAGGCCGAGAAGGTAGAAGAGGCGATGAAGCTCCTGGGCCACGAGGGCGAGCGCACGGGCTCGATCATGATCTACGGAGGCGGATTCATAGGCATGAACCTGGCGGCATCGCTGGAGAAAGAAGGAGTCTCAGTCAAGATAGTGGAGCCGGACCCCAAGCTCTGTTCGGTCCTCTCGCGAAACCTCAACAAGTCGATCATCCTCAACACCAGCGCCACCGACCAGGACTTCCTCGAAGAGGAGAACATCGACAGCATGGATGCCTTCGTCGCGGTGACAAAGGACGACGAGGACAACATCCTCTCCGCCCTGCTGGCGAAGAAGAAGGGCTGCAGGATGTCGATCGCGCTCTCGCACAACCGCGGCTACCAGAGGCTGATAGGTACGCTCGGCATAGATGTGGCGGTGAACCCGAGGCAGCTGGCCGGGAACACGATTCTCCATTTCATAAGGAAAGGCAAAATCTTGCACGCCTCGTCCCTCATGGACGAAGCGGAATTCATTGAGGCCGAGGCCCTTCCCACCTCCGAGATCATCAACAAGCCGATCAAGGAGCTCAAACTGCCCAAGGGCGTGGTCATCCTCTCCGTGCAGCGCGGCGACTCGATGATGGTGCCCCACGGGCAGACCGTCATCGAGCCGAAAGACCGGCTGCTCCTCATAGCCCGGAGAGACGCGATCGATAAGATCGAAAAGCTGCTCACGGTCGGGATGGAATACTTCTAG